From the genome of Emys orbicularis isolate rEmyOrb1 chromosome 17, rEmyOrb1.hap1, whole genome shotgun sequence, one region includes:
- the PIMREG gene encoding protein PIMREG, whose product MASVFQSVGATIGWRSHQLLADFENESPVPDKFRKKPSSSSLNTFRMSLRKRMPLKQVEMNLSENPTWESLEAKEKRQTFRAITRTAKNAFGTVSQKIQKSCQNRTQSLIISPAKAPARTSGITCSAKKRSTSPRTPSRKNRLATMPTPLSGPTCTPGSSRRASLSSRSAKSLVGKEWRSFSYWLGKEAVPLRRSRRAAALKSPYSSPMPASRKREFDCELESVSMGIRRLKRLSQVFDDVIVREEREQAISNYQHLMAQNLRSVHRSQKLSQSAFRRRARRLQHAVGTWTEMALNSINNV is encoded by the exons ATGGCATCTGTGTTCCAAAGTGTCGGGGCTACAATTGGCTGGAGGAGCCACCAGCTACTGGCTGACTTTGAAAATGAGAGCCCAGTGCCTGACAAATTTAGAAAGAAGCCTTCTTCAAGCTCTCTCAATACCTTCCGCATGTCTCTGAGAAAGCGAATGCCCTTAAAGCAAGTGGAGATGAACCTCAGTGAGAATCCAACTTGGGAAAGTCTGGAAGCGAAAGAGAAGCGACAAACCTTCCGGGCTATCACAAGAACAGCAAAAAATGCCTTTGGAACAGTGTCCCAG AAAATACAGAAGTCCTGCCAAAACCGCACGCAATCTCTAATCATCTCTCCAGCTAAAGCCCCTGCAAGGACAAGTGGCATCACTTGCTCTGCCAAGAAGAGAAGCACTTCACCTCGAACTCCTAGTCGGAAGAATAGGCTGGCCACAATGCCCACCCCATTGTCTGGTCCCACTTGCACCCCCGGGTCCAGCAGGAGAGCCTCCCTTTCATCCAGATCTGCAAAGAGCTTGGTGGGGAAAGAATGGAGGAGTTTCTCTTACTGGCTTGGAAAAGAAGCTGTCCCTCTCCGGAGATCAAGGAGAGCAGCAGCTCTAAAGAGCCCATATTCATCACCTATGCCTGCCAGCAGAAAGAG AGAGTTTGACTGCGAGTTAGAATCAGTCTCTATGGGAATTCGCCGGCTGAAACGTCTTTCTCAGGTGTTCGATGATGTCATTGTGAGAGAGGAGAG AGAACAAGCGATATCCAATTATCAGCAtctaatggcacaaaacttgCGATCTGTGCATCGGTCTCAGAAACTCTCCCAATCTGCTTTCAGACGGCGTGCGAGGAGGCTGCAGCATGCAGTTGGCACTTGGACTGAGATGGCTTTAAACAGTATTAACAATGTGTGA